From uncultured Roseateles sp., the proteins below share one genomic window:
- a CDS encoding tripartite tricarboxylate transporter substrate binding protein, with protein MKRRTLLQAAPLLLSLPVRAQSSFPSKPIRYIVPVAAGGGSDFVGRTVTERWCQVLKQTIVVDNQSGGGGTIAAQATARAAPDGYTLMQGYVATHGTSPATRRLPYDAIKDFTAVGMIGGTPNVLVVNAALPVNNLKEFVAYLRQNPGRVSYGSAGLGSLTHLTMELFKQQINSFMVHLPYRGIAPAFTDLIGGQTQAMFPGLAAAVPHIRSGRVRALAVTGLARHPQFKDVPTLEESGYKGFDAQQWYGVVGPAGLPAAVVRTLNDSLGTVLAMPDLREKLSIEALEPTPMSPEQFAEFIRADIARWTQLAKARNIQLDN; from the coding sequence ATGAAAAGACGCACCCTGCTGCAGGCCGCACCGCTGCTGCTGAGCCTGCCGGTCCGGGCCCAGAGCAGCTTTCCGAGCAAGCCCATCCGCTACATCGTGCCGGTGGCCGCCGGCGGTGGCAGCGACTTCGTCGGCCGCACCGTCACCGAGCGCTGGTGCCAGGTGCTCAAGCAGACCATTGTCGTGGACAACCAGAGTGGTGGCGGCGGCACCATCGCGGCCCAGGCCACGGCACGGGCCGCACCCGACGGCTACACCTTGATGCAGGGCTATGTCGCCACCCACGGCACCAGCCCCGCCACGCGCCGGCTGCCCTATGACGCGATCAAGGACTTCACCGCGGTGGGCATGATTGGCGGCACGCCCAATGTGCTGGTCGTCAACGCCGCGCTGCCGGTCAACAACCTGAAGGAGTTCGTCGCCTATCTGCGCCAGAACCCGGGCCGCGTCAGCTACGGCTCGGCGGGTCTGGGCTCGCTGACGCACCTGACGATGGAGCTTTTCAAGCAGCAGATCAACTCCTTCATGGTGCACCTGCCCTACCGCGGCATCGCTCCGGCCTTCACCGATCTGATCGGCGGCCAGACGCAGGCGATGTTCCCGGGCCTGGCCGCGGCGGTGCCGCATATCCGCTCCGGTCGCGTGCGCGCGCTGGCCGTGACCGGCCTAGCCCGGCATCCGCAGTTCAAGGACGTGCCGACCTTGGAGGAGTCCGGCTACAAGGGTTTCGATGCGCAGCAGTGGTACGGCGTGGTCGGCCCGGCCGGCCTGCCCGCGGCCGTGGTCAGGACCCTCAACGACAGCCTGGGCACGGTGCTGGCCATGCCGGACCTGCGCGAAAAACTCTCGATCGAGGCGCTGGAACCCACACCGATGAGCCCCGAGCAGTTCGCCGAGTTCATCCGCGCCGACATCGCCCGTTGGACGCAGCTGGCCAAGGCCCGCAACATCCAGCTCGACAACTGA
- a CDS encoding enoyl-CoA hydratase produces the protein MMVNDYFSPTDRVQVRLDGSTLHIIFNNPAKHNALSVDMWGAVPALLQQAADDERVRLVVFSGAGEKAFVSGADISQFEDQRAAKEAVKHYEALAEEALMSIYTCPKPTLACIRGWCIGGGVNVAISCDIRIAASDAVFGIPAARLGLGYRYSALKNLVDLIGVGAAKDLFYTARRIDAAEARALGLISRSCAVEQLPALLAEYTGAIGENAPLTIAAAKQIVGEMLKPSPELDIERCRALILGCFESEDYAEGRRAFMEKRRPQFKGR, from the coding sequence ATGATGGTCAACGACTACTTTTCACCGACCGACCGCGTGCAGGTGCGCCTGGACGGCAGCACCCTGCACATCATCTTCAACAACCCGGCCAAGCACAACGCGCTGAGTGTGGACATGTGGGGCGCCGTGCCCGCGCTGCTGCAGCAGGCGGCCGATGACGAGCGCGTGCGCCTGGTGGTGTTCTCTGGCGCCGGCGAGAAGGCCTTTGTCTCGGGCGCGGACATCTCGCAGTTCGAGGACCAGCGGGCCGCCAAGGAGGCCGTCAAGCACTACGAGGCGTTGGCCGAGGAGGCCTTGATGAGCATCTACACATGCCCGAAGCCGACGCTGGCCTGCATACGCGGCTGGTGCATAGGCGGCGGCGTCAATGTGGCCATCAGCTGCGACATCCGCATCGCCGCCAGCGACGCGGTGTTCGGCATTCCGGCCGCGCGGCTGGGCCTGGGCTACCGCTATTCGGCGCTGAAGAATCTGGTGGACCTGATCGGCGTCGGCGCCGCCAAGGACCTGTTCTACACCGCGCGCCGCATCGATGCCGCCGAGGCCAGGGCGCTGGGGCTGATCTCGCGCAGCTGCGCGGTCGAGCAACTGCCGGCGCTGCTGGCCGAGTACACCGGTGCGATCGGCGAGAACGCGCCGCTGACGATTGCCGCGGCCAAGCAGATCGTCGGCGAGATGCTCAAGCCCTCGCCGGAGCTAGACATCGAGCGCTGCCGCGCGCTGATCCTCGGCTGCTTCGAGAGCGAAGACTACGCCGAGGGCCGCCGCGCCTTCATGGAAAAACGCAGGCCGCAGTTCAAGGGGCGATGA
- a CDS encoding CaiB/BaiF CoA-transferase family protein: MPHVPASSALARFRVIDLTQVRAGPTACRQLADWGADVIQVQMPEHMRGDDTLGGQDGSDYQYTHRNKRSVTLNLKEAEGIAALKKLIATADVVVENFRPDVKFRLGIDYETLARDQPGLVYASISGFGQTGPLAERPGFDQIAQGMGGLMSVTGLPDQGPVRVGIPIADLCAGIFAAQGILVALLERDASGKGQWVQTSLLQSMIYMMDFQTARWLVDGEVATQAGNFHPTSIPTGVYKARDGYMNIAVFGSKIWERFCHTLGAPEWITDPRFHDKPGRSVNRDALNAAINERLAHQDRAHWIERFNQDGVACGHINDMSEVFDEAQVQHLGLVQSVVSQRLGPQRHVGQPMTLERTPSTLVRAAPRRGEHTEEVLGELGLAPDDIAQLKARGVF; the protein is encoded by the coding sequence ATGCCGCATGTCCCCGCTTCCAGCGCCCTGGCGCGCTTTCGCGTCATCGACCTGACCCAGGTGCGCGCCGGCCCCACCGCCTGCCGCCAGCTGGCCGACTGGGGCGCCGACGTGATACAGGTGCAGATGCCCGAGCACATGCGCGGCGACGACACGCTCGGCGGCCAGGACGGCAGCGACTACCAGTACACGCACCGCAACAAGCGCAGCGTCACCCTCAATCTGAAGGAGGCCGAGGGCATTGCGGCGCTCAAAAAGCTGATCGCCACGGCCGATGTGGTGGTCGAGAACTTCCGCCCCGACGTGAAGTTCCGCCTGGGCATCGACTACGAGACCCTGGCCAGGGACCAGCCCGGCCTGGTCTATGCCAGCATCTCCGGTTTCGGCCAGACCGGACCGCTGGCCGAGCGCCCCGGCTTCGACCAGATCGCCCAGGGCATGGGCGGGCTGATGTCGGTCACCGGGCTGCCCGACCAGGGCCCGGTGCGCGTGGGCATTCCGATCGCCGATCTGTGCGCGGGCATCTTTGCGGCCCAGGGCATTCTGGTCGCGCTGCTGGAGCGCGACGCCTCGGGCAAGGGCCAGTGGGTGCAGACCTCGCTGCTGCAGTCGATGATCTACATGATGGACTTCCAGACCGCGCGCTGGCTGGTGGACGGCGAGGTGGCGACCCAGGCCGGCAACTTCCACCCGACCAGCATCCCGACCGGCGTCTACAAGGCCCGCGACGGCTATATGAATATCGCCGTGTTCGGCAGCAAGATCTGGGAGCGCTTCTGCCACACGCTGGGCGCGCCCGAGTGGATCACCGATCCGCGCTTCCACGACAAGCCCGGCCGCAGCGTCAACCGCGATGCATTGAATGCCGCCATCAACGAGCGCCTGGCCCATCAGGACCGCGCCCATTGGATAGAGCGCTTCAACCAGGATGGCGTGGCCTGCGGCCACATCAACGACATGAGCGAGGTCTTCGACGAGGCTCAGGTGCAGCACCTGGGCCTGGTGCAGAGCGTGGTCAGCCAGCGTCTGGGGCCGCAGCGCCACGTGGGCCAGCCGATGACACTGGAGCGCACGCCCAGCACCCTGGTGCGCGCCGCACCACGGCGCGGGGAACACACGGAAGAGGTGCTCGGCGAACTGGGCCTGGCGCCCGACGATATTGCGCAGCTGAAGGCGCGGGGAGTGTTCTGA
- a CDS encoding MmgE/PrpD family protein, whose translation MARNTQVAADHNAPPVTQILAEFIVNHPSRGWSDTVDHEAHRTLMNWVGCAVGAAHHETAQAALAAVQLLQPAAQASILGRREKVDMASAALINGISSHTFDFDDTHLKTIIHPAGPVASAVLALAEHTGASGRALIDALVLGIDVSCRVGNAMYPDHYDRGWHITGSTGTLGAAAACARLLKLDVQQTAMALGIAASQPVGVREQFGTMTKPFHPGAAARAGLMAALMAQQGYTASPRALEAPRGMMQTISTKNDWSEITSELGSRFEISFNAYKPFACGIVIHPSIDACAQLREQGVRPEQIDRIELKVHSLVLELTGKKEPADGLQAKFSVYHGCAAGLTFGRAAEEEFADDIVNRADMVALRRKVVATVDDGIAEASADVTAVLTDGRRIHVFVEHAIGSLARPMTDAQLEAKFHGMVDQVLGEERCGALIAACWAAGTAADLRTLARLGAPA comes from the coding sequence ATGGCCCGCAACACCCAGGTCGCCGCCGACCACAACGCCCCACCCGTCACCCAGATCCTGGCCGAGTTCATCGTCAACCACCCCAGCCGGGGCTGGAGCGACACGGTGGACCACGAGGCCCATCGCACCTTGATGAACTGGGTGGGTTGCGCCGTCGGTGCCGCCCACCACGAAACCGCACAGGCGGCGCTCGCTGCGGTGCAGCTGTTGCAGCCGGCGGCGCAGGCCAGCATCCTCGGCCGCCGCGAGAAGGTGGACATGGCCAGCGCCGCGCTGATCAACGGCATCAGCTCGCACACCTTCGACTTCGATGACACGCATCTGAAGACCATCATCCACCCGGCCGGGCCCGTGGCCAGTGCGGTGCTGGCGCTGGCCGAGCACACGGGCGCCAGCGGCCGTGCCTTGATCGATGCGCTGGTGCTGGGCATAGACGTCAGCTGCCGCGTCGGCAATGCGATGTACCCCGACCACTACGACCGCGGCTGGCACATCACCGGCAGCACCGGCACCCTGGGCGCGGCCGCCGCCTGCGCCCGGCTGCTGAAGCTGGATGTGCAGCAGACGGCGATGGCGCTGGGCATTGCCGCCTCGCAGCCGGTTGGCGTGCGCGAGCAGTTCGGCACCATGACCAAGCCCTTCCACCCCGGTGCCGCCGCACGGGCCGGCCTGATGGCGGCGCTGATGGCCCAGCAGGGCTACACCGCCAGCCCGCGCGCGCTGGAGGCGCCGCGCGGCATGATGCAGACGATCTCGACCAAGAACGACTGGTCCGAGATCACCTCCGAGCTGGGCTCGCGCTTCGAGATCAGCTTCAATGCCTACAAGCCTTTTGCCTGCGGCATCGTCATCCACCCCAGCATCGACGCCTGCGCACAGCTGCGCGAGCAGGGCGTGAGGCCGGAGCAGATAGACCGCATCGAACTCAAGGTGCATTCGCTGGTGCTGGAACTGACCGGCAAGAAGGAGCCGGCCGACGGCCTGCAAGCCAAGTTCAGCGTCTACCACGGCTGTGCCGCCGGGCTGACCTTCGGCCGCGCGGCCGAGGAAGAGTTCGCCGACGACATCGTCAACCGCGCCGACATGGTGGCCCTGCGCCGCAAGGTCGTGGCCACGGTGGACGATGGCATCGCCGAGGCCAGCGCCGACGTCACCGCGGTACTGACCGACGGCCGCCGCATCCACGTCTTCGTCGAGCACGCCATCGGCTCGCTGGCCAGGCCGATGACGGACGCCCAGCTCGAAGCCAAGTTCCACGGCATGGTCGATCAGGTGCTGGGCGAAGAACGCTGCGGCGCGCTGATCGCGGCCTGCTGGGCGGCGGGCACGGCCGCCGACCTGCGCACGCTGGCCCGCCTGGGCGCGCCGGCCTGA
- a CDS encoding GntR family transcriptional regulator has product MPNSKSPPLRLDRTRQVAPQVFEHLRELIVSLELAPGTVLSRAELAEDYGLSQTPIRDALIKLGEEGLVDIFPQHATLVSRIDIDSARQAHFLRQAIEAEIVRTLASTASPALLAQLRAQIELQATLMGGESYREFIAADQRFHRLMYEAAGVPDLYDLVQRRSGHVDRLRLLHLPSAGKERAIIGDHRAIVEAIASGDAEAAQAHLRQHLQGTLSAVEEIRVSHPQYLAP; this is encoded by the coding sequence ATGCCCAACAGCAAATCCCCGCCGCTGCGCCTGGACCGCACCCGCCAGGTCGCCCCCCAGGTGTTCGAGCACCTGCGCGAGCTGATCGTCTCGCTGGAGCTGGCACCGGGCACCGTGCTGTCACGCGCCGAACTGGCCGAGGACTACGGCCTGAGCCAGACGCCGATACGCGACGCGCTGATCAAGCTCGGCGAGGAAGGCCTGGTGGACATCTTTCCGCAGCACGCCACGTTGGTCAGCCGCATCGACATCGACTCGGCCCGCCAGGCCCACTTTCTGCGCCAGGCCATCGAGGCCGAGATCGTGCGCACCCTGGCCAGCACCGCCAGCCCTGCCCTGCTGGCCCAGCTGCGCGCGCAGATCGAGCTGCAGGCCACCTTGATGGGCGGCGAGAGCTACCGGGAATTCATCGCCGCCGACCAGCGCTTTCACCGCCTGATGTACGAGGCCGCCGGCGTGCCCGATCTGTACGACCTGGTGCAGCGCCGCAGCGGCCATGTGGACCGGCTGCGCCTCTTGCACCTGCCCTCGGCGGGCAAGGAGCGGGCCATCATCGGCGACCACCGTGCCATCGTCGAGGCCATTGCCAGCGGCGACGCCGAGGCCGCGCAGGCCCATCTGCGCCAGCATCTGCAGGGCACGCTCAGCGCGGTGGAAGAGATACGGGTCAGCCACCCGCAATACCTGGCCCCCTAG
- a CDS encoding tripartite tricarboxylate transporter substrate binding protein has translation MKRRLALSCIAATLTSATLAQAPEWPQAKTITYVVPFTAGGSTDVVGRTIAEKLQAVLKQTVVVDNKPGQGGGIGASYVAKAAPDGYTLFGGTISTHAINASLYKNLGYDPVKDFEPVALVAFLPNVLLVDPNLGVNTVAELIALLKKDEKRRIFASSGAGTSTHLAGEMFADLIGVPLTHIPYKGTPPAMVDVSSGQVTFMFDQMTAALPLLQAGKLKLLAVTTAKRIALSPNTPTMIEAGVPGFEMSSWQAIYAPKGTPKPIVQKLSTEIAKALRQPDVQAKLHGQLGMEIVGGTPEELAALMAKEIPRWAALVKKSGASAN, from the coding sequence ATGAAACGCCGCCTGGCCCTGTCCTGCATCGCCGCCACCCTCACCAGCGCCACGCTGGCCCAAGCCCCCGAGTGGCCCCAGGCCAAGACCATCACCTATGTCGTGCCGTTCACGGCGGGCGGCTCGACCGATGTGGTCGGCCGCACCATTGCCGAGAAGCTGCAGGCGGTGCTGAAGCAGACGGTGGTGGTGGACAACAAGCCCGGCCAGGGCGGCGGCATCGGCGCCTCCTACGTGGCCAAGGCCGCGCCCGATGGCTACACCCTGTTCGGCGGCACGATCAGCACCCATGCGATCAATGCCAGCCTGTACAAGAACCTGGGCTACGACCCGGTCAAGGACTTCGAGCCGGTGGCCCTGGTCGCCTTCCTGCCCAATGTGCTGCTGGTCGACCCCAACCTGGGCGTCAACACGGTGGCGGAGCTGATCGCGCTGCTGAAGAAGGACGAGAAGCGCCGCATCTTCGCCTCGTCCGGTGCCGGCACCTCCACCCATCTGGCCGGCGAGATGTTCGCCGACCTGATCGGCGTGCCGCTGACCCACATCCCCTACAAGGGCACGCCGCCGGCCATGGTCGATGTGTCGTCCGGCCAGGTGACCTTCATGTTCGACCAGATGACGGCCGCCCTGCCGCTGCTGCAGGCCGGCAAGCTGAAGCTGCTGGCTGTGACCACGGCCAAGCGCATCGCGCTGTCGCCGAACACGCCGACGATGATCGAGGCCGGCGTGCCGGGCTTCGAGATGTCGTCCTGGCAGGCCATCTACGCGCCCAAGGGCACGCCCAAGCCCATTGTGCAAAAGCTCAGCACCGAGATCGCCAAGGCGCTGCGCCAACCCGATGTGCAGGCCAAGCTGCATGGCCAGCTGGGCATGGAGATTGTTGGCGGCACACCCGAGGAGCTGGCGGCGCTGATGGCCAAGGAGATTCCGCGCTGGGCGGCCCTGGTGAAGAAGTCTGGCGCGTCGGCAAACTGA
- a CDS encoding FCD domain-containing protein — protein MSTRPAAKKSTAPSRAKPPAQRPELGLAHGICEQLQQLIYGGEIAPGERLNEAALALRMGTSRGPIREAIRTLTGIGLVLAVPNRGVFVRQISVREMLEIYELRALLLGFAAQQAAEHLSEADRQEFEQLLAGMDAACEADDGQTYYVLNLRFHALLMAQSRNQRAQQAYEDHVKELHLYRRRYFDASGNMRRSNKEHRQIFEAIAKGTPERANKLAQAHVLQGRQRLLSTLDTAPTPPQRSKKT, from the coding sequence ATGAGCACCCGTCCTGCCGCCAAGAAAAGCACCGCGCCGAGCCGCGCCAAACCGCCGGCCCAGCGCCCGGAGCTGGGCCTGGCGCACGGCATTTGCGAGCAGCTGCAGCAGCTGATCTACGGCGGCGAGATCGCCCCCGGCGAGCGGCTGAACGAGGCCGCGCTGGCGCTGCGCATGGGCACCAGCCGCGGACCGATACGCGAGGCTATACGCACGCTCACCGGCATAGGCCTGGTACTGGCCGTGCCCAACCGCGGCGTGTTCGTGCGCCAGATCTCGGTGCGCGAAATGCTGGAGATCTACGAGCTGCGCGCGCTGCTGCTGGGCTTTGCCGCGCAGCAGGCCGCCGAGCATCTGAGCGAGGCCGACCGCCAGGAGTTCGAGCAGTTGCTGGCCGGCATGGACGCCGCCTGCGAGGCCGACGACGGCCAGACCTATTACGTGCTGAACCTGCGCTTCCATGCGCTGCTGATGGCGCAAAGCCGCAACCAGCGCGCGCAGCAGGCCTACGAAGACCATGTCAAGGAGCTGCATCTGTACCGACGGCGCTACTTCGACGCCAGCGGCAATATGCGGCGCTCCAACAAGGAGCACCGCCAGATCTTCGAGGCCATCGCCAAGGGCACGCCGGAGCGGGCCAACAAGCTGGCGCAGGCCCATGTGCTGCAGGGACGCCAGCGCCTGCTGTCCACCCTGGACACCGCACCCACCCCGCCGCAACGGAGCAAGAAGACATGA
- a CDS encoding zinc-binding dehydrogenase, translating into MKSYSLSVEGTQAVLQLGEVPAPEAGPGQVLLKMHAAGLNRGEFIPGGLIKGGASKPAGIEGAGEIVALGDGVSGLQIGQRVMGRCPGAFSEYAVMDAREALPVPAGLAMEAAAAVPLTLLVVHDMLVLQGRLQSGEWLLVTGVSSGVGVASLQVAKALGAKVIGTSGAPDKLERLKALGLDVAINTRAPDFAARVMDATGGHGADLVVNTVGGSVFAECLRCMAFEGRLATVGYVDHQLKAEIDIQALHVKRLTLFGVSNKMRSADQRAAGLPAFKADLLPAIADGRIRPLVDRVFPFGELAAAQTYMESNQHLGKIVLKISN; encoded by the coding sequence ATGAAATCCTATTCACTCAGTGTCGAAGGCACGCAGGCCGTGCTGCAGCTGGGCGAGGTGCCAGCACCTGAGGCAGGGCCGGGCCAGGTGCTGCTGAAGATGCATGCCGCCGGCCTGAACCGCGGCGAGTTCATTCCGGGCGGGCTGATCAAGGGGGGGGCTTCCAAGCCGGCCGGTATCGAAGGTGCGGGGGAGATCGTCGCCCTGGGCGATGGCGTCAGCGGCCTGCAGATCGGCCAGCGGGTGATGGGCCGCTGCCCCGGCGCCTTCTCCGAATACGCGGTGATGGATGCACGCGAGGCGCTGCCGGTGCCGGCCGGCCTGGCGATGGAGGCCGCGGCCGCGGTGCCGCTGACCCTGCTGGTGGTGCACGACATGCTGGTGCTGCAGGGCCGGCTTCAATCCGGTGAGTGGCTGCTGGTGACCGGCGTGTCCTCGGGCGTCGGTGTGGCTTCGCTGCAGGTGGCCAAGGCCCTGGGCGCCAAGGTCATAGGCACCTCGGGCGCGCCGGACAAGCTGGAGCGGCTGAAGGCCCTGGGCCTGGACGTGGCCATCAACACCCGTGCCCCCGACTTCGCTGCCCGGGTGATGGATGCCACCGGCGGCCATGGCGCGGACCTGGTGGTCAACACCGTCGGCGGCAGTGTCTTTGCCGAATGCCTGCGCTGCATGGCCTTCGAGGGCCGGCTGGCCACCGTCGGCTATGTGGACCATCAGCTGAAGGCAGAGATCGACATCCAGGCGCTGCATGTCAAGCGGCTGACGCTGTTTGGCGTGTCCAACAAGATGCGCAGCGCCGACCAGCGGGCCGCCGGCCTGCCGGCCTTCAAGGCCGACCTGCTGCCGGCGATAGCCGACGGTCGCATCCGACCCCTGGTGGACCGCGTGTTCCCGTTCGGTGAACTCGCGGCGGCGCAGACCTATATGGAAAGCAACCAGCACCTGGGCAAGATCGTGCTGAAGATCAGCAACTGA
- a CDS encoding transporter substrate-binding domain-containing protein: MSLSRTRRQSLALLGLAPLGLALAAEGPGLLVRHMLVDLPADAPNYELAVLRLLLDKTLASHGPYRLQAMPFMTQGRAFLQLAAGEVDLATSISTPQRETQAEALRVCLYRGLLGLRLPIALASRKAELEDVRTLERARQLSIAQVESWPDRRILQANDWPVQTITRRDLYADMLRRGRIDLFALGAIEVYPIVDAQAGLTVLEQWLIAYPAASYFFVSRRRPELAERLRQAWELVLTDGSFAALAEQWLGPQLRRARLAERHWLLLRNPDLPAATPLRDARLWHPLVRERLLGAA; this comes from the coding sequence ATGTCGCTGAGCCGTACACGCCGGCAATCCCTGGCCCTGCTGGGGCTGGCGCCGCTCGGCCTGGCGCTGGCGGCCGAGGGTCCCGGCCTGCTGGTGCGCCATATGCTGGTGGACCTGCCCGCCGATGCACCCAATTACGAGCTGGCGGTGCTCCGGCTGCTGCTGGACAAGACCCTCGCCAGCCACGGCCCCTACCGGCTGCAGGCCATGCCCTTCATGACACAGGGGCGGGCCTTTCTGCAGCTGGCGGCAGGCGAGGTCGATCTCGCCACTTCCATCAGCACGCCGCAGCGCGAAACCCAGGCCGAGGCCCTGCGCGTCTGCCTCTACCGCGGCCTGCTGGGCCTGCGCCTGCCGATCGCGCTGGCCAGCCGCAAGGCCGAGCTGGAAGACGTGCGCACGCTGGAGCGCGCGCGTCAGCTGAGCATCGCCCAGGTGGAGAGCTGGCCCGACCGGCGCATCCTGCAGGCCAATGACTGGCCGGTGCAGACCATCACCCGGCGCGACCTCTATGCCGACATGCTGCGCCGCGGCCGTATCGACCTGTTCGCCCTGGGCGCCATCGAGGTCTATCCCATCGTCGATGCCCAGGCCGGCCTGACCGTGCTGGAGCAGTGGCTGATCGCCTACCCGGCGGCCTCGTACTTCTTCGTCAGCCGCAGGCGACCCGAGCTGGCCGAGCGCCTGCGCCAGGCCTGGGAGCTGGTACTGACCGATGGCAGCTTCGCCGCCCTGGCCGAGCAATGGCTGGGGCCGCAGCTGCGACGGGCCCGCCTGGCCGAACGCCACTGGCTGCTGTTGCGCAACCCCGATCTGCCGGCCGCCACGCCGCTGCGCGACGCGCGGCTGTGGCACCCGCTGGTGCGCGAGCGCCTGCTGGGCGCTGCCTGA
- a CDS encoding glucarate dehydratase family protein, whose protein sequence is MNRDILITAVRVTPIAFRDGPLLNAAGIHEPWALRAIVELETSDGRVGISETYGDEPMLRVLEQARALVLGLSPFALNAMEQRVRATIKPSPGAIEFELAPGSHTAKNAAKVVSTFEVAMLDLQGQLVGAPIVDLLGGAVRNAVPYSAYLFFKHAEHIGKPYAPDVWGEGISPEQIVAQARRMIELYGFQSIKLKGGVFEPAHEIACMRALHQAFPGLPLRLDPNANWSLETSIKAAPELDELLEYYEDPTPGLAGMAELARHTPLPLATNMVITTMDDFRRGASMGSVKVLLSDHHYWGGLRLTQTLARMCALWDLGMSMHSNSHLGISLMAMTHVAASIPNLTYACDTHYPWQEEEVIQGGRVQFVDGAVPVPTTPGLGVTLDRNKLAELHEQYLRCGVRNRDDLTQMRKYDPQFSGKTPRF, encoded by the coding sequence ATGAACCGGGACATCTTGATCACCGCCGTGCGCGTCACGCCCATCGCCTTCCGCGATGGGCCACTGCTCAATGCCGCCGGCATCCACGAGCCCTGGGCGCTGCGCGCCATCGTCGAGCTGGAGACCAGCGACGGCCGGGTGGGCATCTCCGAAACCTATGGCGACGAGCCCATGCTGCGCGTGCTGGAGCAGGCGCGTGCGCTGGTGCTGGGCCTGTCGCCGTTCGCGCTGAACGCGATGGAGCAGCGGGTGCGTGCCACCATCAAGCCCAGCCCCGGCGCGATCGAGTTCGAGCTGGCGCCGGGTTCGCACACGGCCAAGAACGCGGCCAAGGTGGTCAGCACCTTCGAGGTGGCGATGCTGGACCTGCAGGGCCAGCTCGTCGGCGCGCCCATCGTCGATCTGCTCGGTGGTGCCGTGCGCAATGCCGTGCCCTACAGCGCCTATCTGTTCTTCAAGCACGCCGAGCACATTGGCAAGCCTTATGCGCCTGACGTCTGGGGCGAGGGCATCAGCCCCGAGCAGATCGTCGCCCAGGCGCGGCGGATGATTGAGCTCTACGGCTTTCAGAGCATCAAGCTCAAGGGCGGCGTGTTCGAGCCGGCGCACGAGATTGCCTGCATGCGCGCGCTGCACCAGGCCTTTCCGGGCCTGCCGCTGCGGCTGGACCCGAATGCCAACTGGTCGCTGGAGACCAGCATCAAGGCCGCGCCCGAGCTCGATGAGCTGCTCGAGTACTACGAAGACCCGACCCCCGGCCTGGCTGGCATGGCCGAGCTGGCCAGGCACACGCCGCTGCCGCTGGCCACAAACATGGTCATCACGACGATGGACGACTTCCGCCGCGGGGCGTCGATGGGCTCGGTCAAGGTGCTGCTGTCCGACCACCACTACTGGGGCGGCCTGCGCCTGACGCAGACCCTGGCGCGGATGTGCGCGCTCTGGGACCTGGGCATGTCCATGCACTCGAACTCGCATCTGGGCATCAGCCTGATGGCGATGACCCACGTGGCGGCCAGCATCCCGAATCTGACCTATGCCTGCGACACCCACTATCCCTGGCAGGAGGAGGAGGTGATCCAGGGCGGCCGCGTCCAATTCGTTGACGGCGCCGTGCCGGTACCGACCACCCCGGGCCTGGGCGTGACGCTGGACCGCAACAAGCTGGCCGAGCTGCACGAGCAGTACCTGCGCTGCGGTGTGCGCAACCGCGATGACCTGACGCAGATGCGCAAATACGACCCGCAGTTCAGCGGCAAGACGCCGCGGTTCTGA